In Mycobacterium branderi, the DNA window GTCGTCGGCGGTGGCCAGCGGATGGCGGCTGGGCAGCAGCAGCACCATCGCCGCGTAGTGCAGGATGGTCTCGGCCAGCTCGTCGACCGCGGCTTCGCCGATGCGCTCGGCGAACCCGTCGGGGAAGATCACCCGCAGCGCGGCGGCCATCCGCTCGACCGCGGCACCCCAATGCTGCTGCGCCAGTTCGAGCATCAGGCCGGGCTCGTCGGCGAGCATCCGGGTCAGCACCCGGTGCTGGCGAAACCGCATGATCGACAGCGCGAACGCCTCGACGTAGTAATTCGATTGCGGGCGGCGGCTTTTCAGCTCTTCGGCGATGTCTGCGAACAGCGCGGCGTTCTCTCGGTCGATTACGGCGGCGACCAACTCGTCACGATTGGCGAAGCGGCGATAGATCGTGGTGCGGCTGACCCGGGCGCGGCGGGCGACATCGTCGAGCGCGACCCGCCGGAAGCCATGCCGCTCGAACTCGACGACGGCGGCGTCGAGGATGGCGCGGGTGGCGGGATCAGGCCCTGGCGTAGCCGGCACGGGCAAACCTGTTGTAGCGCAACCGCATCGGCAGATGATCCCACACCCAGTTGACCGGCCGAGAGCGCCACACCGCGGCGAAGCGCTGGTAGCGACGCTCCTGATGCTCGCTCCACGGCAGGTTCAGCAGGGCGCGGGCCTGCGGCGGCAGACCGCCCGTCGTCAGGAACGCCGCGACCGGATTGAACACCGGCGACACCAGCCGCCACAGCAGCGGCGGCACCCCTTTGGGGCAGGGGAAGCCCTTGGTGACGTAGCCGACGCCGTATTTGGCGGTCTTGTGCGCCACGACGACGTTGTCGAGCATGTCGTTCCAGTACTTTTCGAACTCCGCGTAGTCGGCGGGCATCGCCCGGTCGCTGACTCCGTAGCGGCGATACCACGTCTTCGACTCGAGGTATATCTGCTCCTTCTCGGCGCGGGTGAGGCGTTTGACGAACGTGTCGGCGAAGTAGAGCACCTGCTCGACGAACGTGGCGTGCGCCCAGTAGTAGGTCTCCGGATCGAGTGCGTGGTAGCGCTGCGCTTTTCCTTGCCCGGGGGGCATAACCCCTTTGATCTCGTGGTGGAAGTCGCGCACCTGCTGGCCCGGATGGTCGTCGTCGGCGCCATAGACAGTCATGAAAATCGGCGGCAGCGAGCGCTTGACGCGGGCGGCGGTGTCGGAGAAGAACACCGAGTGGTCCAGGACGCCCTGCCCCAGCTCGGCGAGCATGTTCTGCAGCACCGCCGGCCGCGGACCGATCAGAAACATGCGGTTGTCGCCGAAGTAGCGCCATACCAGCGAGTCGGGGCCCAGCGGCAACGCGTCGACGTCCACGGGTGTCTCGGACAGCTCAGTCATGTGGCACAGTGTTACACATTTTGAACTTTGTACCAACCCCGGGCTCGCCAGTCGGCCGCCCCCGAATAACGAAACGATTACGACGAGTGTTAAAATTGCGCGATGCCTTCGCAAATCTATCGAATTCAGTTTCCTCCGGCGAATTCCGAACGACTTGCTCAAGATGAAGTCTTGTTCAAACTGATCGAAGATGGCAAGCCACGGCGATTACGCTTTCACGACTACGCGGAGATTTACAAACGTCCGGGCCTCTACGAGGAGCTCTTCTACGGCCGGCTTCGGTGCAATTCGCCCGGCAAGGTGATGGAATTGCTGGAGCGGGCCTTGCACACCGCCCGCGAGCCGCTCACCGAATTGCGGGTGCTGGATCTGGGCGCCGGCAACGGCATGATGGGCGACGAGCTCAAGCAGGAAGGCATCGCTCGGCTGGTTGGTGTCGACATCGTCCCGGAGGCACGTGATGCCGCCTACCGCGATCGGCCCACCGTGTACGACGCCTACTACGTCGCGGACCTGGGTGATCTCGACCCGGGTCTGCGCGACGAACTGTCGGAGTGGAATTTCGATTGCCTGACCTGTGTCGCGGCGCTGGGATTCGGCGATATTCCGCCCCGTGCGTTTTTCAATGCATTACGGCTTATCCAGTCCCGCGGCTGGCTGGCTTTCAATATCAAGCAGTCATTTCTGGATGCCGACGAGCAGACCGGCTTTTCCCGATTAGTGCGGGCGCTGATTTTCTCGAAATACCTCGACATCTACCATCTCGAGCTATACCGGCACCGGCTTTCCATGGAAGGCACCCAGCTGTTCTATTACGCGCTGGTCGGCCGGTTGACCGCCCCGCTGCCCGACGACTTCCTGGAAACCCACGGCATCGAGGACTGAGCCGTTACCAGGCTGTTGTCGGATAGGTGACGCGGCGAGACCTGCCGCGGTCGTCTGCTTGGCATGATGCGCTGGTGAAATCGCTGACCCGCCGCGACGCACTGCATCTGGGTATCGCCGGGGCGGTGGGTCTAGGTACAGCCGGGTTGTCGGCGCTGGGCGCCCTGCTCGATCCGCCAACACCCCACGCGTCGCCTGACCCCGGCCCGGCATCGGCGGCTACCCCACTGCCCACCCGCGAGTCGGGCTCGTTCGTCTCCGCGGCCCGCGGCGGCGTCGAGACCCGCTGGATCATCGCCCGGCCGCCGGGCCAGACCGGCGTCCTGCGACCGGTGATCGCCCTGCACGGGATGGACAGCGACGCCGCCGGCGTGATGAGCCTCGGCGTGCCAGACGCGCTGGCGCGGCTGACCGCATCCGGCCGGCCACCGTTCGCGGTGGTGGCCGTCGACGGCGGCAATGCCTTCTGGCGCCGGCGGGCCAACGGCCAGGATTCCGGTGCGATGGTGTTGAACGAGCTGATCCCGATGCTGGCCACCAAGAACATCGACACGTCGCGGGTGGCCTTCATGGGCTGGTCGATGGGCGGTTACGGCGCCCTGCTGTTGGGCTCTCGCCTGGGACCGGCGCGCACCGCGGCGATCTGCGCGATCAGCCCGGCGCTGTACATGACGTATTGGGGTGCGCCGCATGACGCCTTCGACAGCCTCGACGACTGGCGCAAGAACTCGGCGATGGACCTGGTGCCGCAGCTGGCGGGGATCCCGCTGCGTGTCGATTGCGGCACGGGCGACGGCTTCTATGTTGCGACACGGCAATTCGTCAACGAGTTACCAACGCCGCCGGCCGGCGGGTTCTACCCGGGCGGGCACGACGCGGACTTCTGGCGCCAGCACCTGCCGGACGAGCTGGCCTGGCTGGACTCCTAAGCCAGGCTTAGCGTCCGAATCGCTTGAGCCGCAGGCTGTTTGCCACCACCAACACCGACGAGCAGGCCATCGCCGCGCCGGCGATCATCGGGTTGAGCAGGCCCAGCGCCGCCAGCGGGATGGCCGCCACGTTGTAGCCGAACGCCCAGAACAAGTTGGCCCGGATCGTGCTCAGCGTGCGCGCCGACAGCTGTAGCGCCGTCGGCACCGTGCGCAGGTCACCGCGCACCAGCGTCAGGTCGCCGGCCTCGATCGCGGCGTCGGTGCCGGTGCCCATGGCCATACCGATGTCGGCGGTGGCCAGCGCGACCGAGTCGTTGACGCCGTCGCCGACCATCGCCACCCGAAGTCCTTGCGCCTGCAGGCTTTTGACGGCGTCAGCCTTGTCGGTCGGTAACACTTCGGCGATCACGTCGGCCGGGTCGATGCCGACTTCGGCGGCGACCCGCAGCGCGACGGCGGCGTTGTCGCCCGTGAGCAGCACCGGTCGGATACCCATGTCCCGCAGTTGCGAAATGGCTTGTGCGCTGGTCGGTTTGACGGCGTCGACCAGCCGGATGACGCCGCGCACCCGATCGTCCCAGATGACGTCGACGCTGGTGCGCCCGTCGGACTGCCCGGCTTTGACCACGCTGACCGTCACGCCGTCGACGTCGCCGCTGACTCCCGTGCCGGGATCGTTGACGAAGTTGGCGACCGGTGCCACGTCTGCGACGGCGGCCACGATCGCCGCGGCGACCGGATGCTCGGATGCCGATTCGACCGCGGCGGCGCGGGCCAGCACCGTGTCGGCGTCCTCCCCCGCCGCGGGCTCGACCGCGTCGACGGTCATTACCCCGGTGGTCACGGTTCCGGTCTTGTCCAGCACGACGGTGTCGATGCCGTGCACGGCCTCCAGCACCTGCGGGTCTTTGATCAGGATGCCCAGCTGCGCGCCGCGTCCGGTGCCGACCAGGATGGCGGTCGGGGTGGCCAGGCCCAGCGCACACGGGCAGGCGATGACCAGCACTGCCACGGCCGCAGTGAACGCCGCGGCGGCGGGCTGCCCGGCCAGCAGCCAGCCGGCCAGCGTCGCCGCGGCGATCGCCAGCACGGCGGGCACGAACACCGCCGACACCCGGTCGGCGAGCCGCTGGATGGCTGCCTTGCCGTTTTGTGCGTCGGCCACCAGCCTGGCCATCCGGGCCAGCTGCGTGTCGGCGCCGACCTTCACGGCGCGGACCAGCACGCGGCCGTAGGTGTTCACAGCGCCGCCTAGCACGTCGTCGCCCGGGCCGACGTCGACGGGCACCGGCTCGCCGGTCAGCGCCGAGGTGTCCAGCGCGGAGGCCCCCTCGACGACGACGCCGTCGGTGGCGACCCGCTCGCCGGGCCGGACCACGAACACGTCGCCGACGTGCAACTCGGCCATCGGGACCCGCACCTCGGCGCCGTCGCGCAGCACGGCGGCGTCCTTGGCGCCCAGGGTCAGCAGCGTCCGCAGCGCCGCGCCGGCCGAGTGTTTGGCCCGCGACTCGGCGTACCGGCCGGCCAGCAGGAACACCGTCACGGCCGCGGCGACCTCGAAGTACAGGTGGCCACTGCCGGTGATGACCGCGATCGCCGACCACAGGTAGGCGGCCAGGGTGCCCAGCGACACCAGGGTGTCCATCGTCGACGCGCCGTGCCGGGCGCCGGCCAGTGCGGCCCGGTGGAACGGATAACCGCCCCAGGCGACGATCGGCGTCGTCAGCGCCAGGACCAGCCACTGCCAGCCGCTGAACTGCCATGCCGGCACCATCGACAGCGCGACGACCGGAATCGCCAGCGCCGCAGAGCCGATCAACCGCGCCGGCAGCGCAGCCTCGGGCGCGTCGTCGAGGGCGGGATCGCGGCTCAGCGAGGCCTGGTAGCCGGCCGACTCGACGGCGCTGATCAGGTCACGCGCCGACACCGTGGGTCCGTGCTCGACGTGGGCGCGTTCGACCGCGAAGTTCACCGTCGCGTGCACTCCGTCGAGCTGGTTGAGGACACGCTCGACCCGCGCGGCGCACGACGCGCAGTTCATGCCACGCAGTTCGAGATCGGTGGTCGTCATGCTCGGCTGGTTGCGGCCCGTCGCAGGTTGGCCAAGCCGACCACCGCCAGGACGCCGGCCGCCGTCGCCAGCAGCAGCGTCAGCAGCAGCAGCGGCGGGTCGTAGACCACCGACGTGGTGACCGGCTGGCCGTCGAGCACGGGCGCGACCGACACGGTGGAGCGCACCTGCGACCACGCCGCCGCGCAACCGAGCGCCGCGGCGCAGGCCAGCGCGAGCTCGACGACCGCCTTGCTAGCGGGGCTCACCGGCGCGACCGTCCTCGTCGTCGTCGACGCCAACCCGCTCCTCGACCAGTGGGGTCAGCGCCGCCCGCAGCGACTTGTGCCGTCGCGCCCAGGCCTGCGCGGTGCGGCCGTGGGTGAGCCGCAACCCGATGCCCACCCGGCCCTTCGGCACCCCGACCAGCTCGCCGAGCGCGCGCGACGACTGCCACCGCGCCGATTCCTGTTCGGAGGCCTGCGGATGCCCGGCCTCCGGGAAGACCCGCACGATCTCGGCGACGTTGATGGTCTCGGTGCCCTGACGCAGCGTTTGCGGGGTCAGCTCAACCGACGTGTGGATGCGTGCCGCCTTCACCTGCAACCCCACGAAGCCGGAGACCAGCACCAGAAACACGCCCGGTACCAGCGGCTGCCAGCCGTAGCCGCTGGAATGCTCGATCAGCAGCATGGCGCCCGCCGCGAGCGGGCCGGTCAGCACCCAGTACCAGCTGGCCCCGGGCTCACGGAACAACGGGGTCTGCTTGGTGTCGGTGTCTGTGGTCACTGAAGGAAAGCCTAACGGCGATCACAAGCGCGGCGGAGCCGGGCGCAGTGGGTCGCCGTCATCAAGCTAGCGGCGATCACCTGGTGAAGTAGGTGTGGGCGTCGCTGCGGTGCAGCAAGAACATGCCGCCGGCGATCAGCACGCAGCCGACGATCCCGGTGACCGCACAGATCACCGCGGCCAGCGGCGGCCAGTCCACGCTGAACAACCGGGTGCCCACGTAGACGACCGCGGCGATGCCGCCGCCGGTCAACACCGTCCGGGCCCAGCGATACCCGGCCCGCATCAGGATCAGAAACGTCACCACGATCGCGCACACCACCGCCGCGAACAGCCCGGACGCCGCGTAGACGAGCGGCGAGCCGTGACCGTGCCGGGATGCGACCAGGTCCACCACGTAGCCGGTCACCATCAGCGGCACCGCCGCCAGCCACAGCCAGAACCCGGTGTCGACGTCCACCGGCCGGGTCTGCGGCTCCTGCGACTGCGGGGGTTCCGGCGGCCCCGGCGGACCTGGCGGGCCCGGCGGCGAACCCGGCCAGCTCGGCGGTCCGCTCACGACAGCCAGCCCGCCGCCTCGGCGGCCCAGTAGCTCAACACGATGTCGGCGCCGGCGCGGCGGATCCCGGTCAGCGACTCCAGCACGGCGGAGCGGCGATCGATCCAGCCGTTTGCCGCGGCGGCCGAGATCATCGCGTACTCGCCCGATACCTGGTAGGCCGCCACTGGCACCGGCGACATGGACGCCGCCGCTGAGATGACATCGAGGTAGCCCATCGCGGGTTTGACCATCACGATGTCGGCGCCCTCGTCGAGATCCAGCTGCACCTCGCGCAGGGCCTCGCGGGCGTTGCCGGGCTCCTGCTGATAGGTGCGACGGTCACCGGACAGGCTGGAGCTCACCGCCTCGCGGAACGGCCCGTAGAACGCCGACGCGAACTTGGCGGCATACGCCAGGATCACCACGTCGGTGTGACCGGCGGCATCCAGGCCGTCACGGATCGCGCCGACCTGGCCATCCATCATGCCGCTCGGCCCTACCACCTGGGCTCCTGAATCTGCTTGCGCCACAGCAAGTTCCACATAACGAGTCAGTGTAGCGTCGTTGTCGACCCGGCCGCGTTCGTCGAGCACGCCGCAGTGCCCGTGGTCGGTGAACTCATCCAGGCAGGTGTCGGCCATCAACACGGTCGCCTCACCGAGATCCTTCGCCAGATCCCGCAGCGCGACGTTGAGGATGCCGTCCGGGTCAGAGCCGACCGACCCGGCGGCGTCCTTGTCCTCGTCGCGGGGCACGCCGAACAGCATCAGCCCGCCCACCCCGGCGGCCACCGCCGCCGCAGCGGCGGTGCGCAACGAGTCGCGAGTGTGCTGCACCACGCCGGGCATCGACGTGATCGGGCGCGGTTCGTCGATGCCGTCGGCGACGAACATCGGCAACACCAAATGCCTTGGCTCCAGCGATGTTTGCGCCACCAGCCGACGCATCACCGGGGTGGAGCGGAGCCGACGGGGACGCTGCCGGGGGTAGCCAGCCATGCTCACTGGCCGCCGCGAGCGTGCGCACAATGCCAGGCGTAACGGCGTGTCGCCGTACAAACACGCACGCTCGGCGTTACGCCCGCCATCTAACGCCTGCGGCTCTTCTTGCGCGGCGGCGGCAGCGCACCTTCGGCCCGCAGCCGGGCGGCGTGCTCGGCCAGCGCCTCGATCAGCGGACCCACCGCGGCAACCTCGGGCTGCACGTCGACGCGCAGGCCGAATTCGGCTGCGGTCTCCGCGGTCTTGGGCCCGATGCAGGCGACGATCGTGCGCGCGTGCGGCTTGCCGGCGATGCCGACCAGGTTGCGCACCGTCGAGCTCGACGTGAAGCACACCGCGTCGAACCCGCCGGTCTTGATCATCTCCCGCGTTTCCGCCGGCGGCGGGGCGGCCCGCACGGTCCGGTAGGCGGTGACGTCCTCGATCTCCCAACCTCTTTCGCGCAGCCCCTCGGCCAGCGTCTCGGTGGCAATGTCGGCCCGCGGCAACAGGACTCGGTTGACAGGGTCGAAAACGCTGTCGTAAGGCGGGAATTCGTCCAGCAACCCCAGTGAGGACTGCTCACCGGACGGCACCAGCTCGGGGCTGATCCCGAACGCGCGAACCCGATCGGCCGTCGCCTCGCCGACGCAGGCAATCTTCACGCCGGAGAACGCGCGCGCGTCGAGACCGAACTCGCCGAACTTCTCCCACACCGCACGCACTGCGTTGGTGGAGGTGAACACCACCCACTGGTAGCGGCCGTCGACCAAACCCTTGACCGCGCGCTCCATCTGCGCGGGGCTGCGCGGCGGCTCGACGGCGATGGTCGGCACCTCGATCGGCAGCGCGCCGTGCGCGGTCAGCCGTTCGCTCATCTCGCCGGCCTGGTCCTTGGTGCGCGGCACCAGTACGGTCCAGCCGTACAGGGCGCGGCTCTCCCACCAGTTCAGCTTGGCTCGGTTGGCCACGGTCTTGCCGATTGTCACCACCACGGCGCCGGTCAGCGGGCCGGCGGGATCGGTGGCGCCCAGCGGCGCGCCGTCGGTCAGCGTGCCCAGCGTCGACTCCACCGAACGCTGCGCGCACGTGGTGCCCGAGCCGGTCACCACGCACGGCGTGGTCTCGGTCAGCCCGTATTCGATCAGCGTGCGCGCCGCGTCGGCCACGTGAGATGCGGTGGCCTGCAGGATCAGCGGGCCCGGTGCGGCGGCCAGCGCCGCCCAGTCCACATCACCGCGCACGTCGGCCACGGTGTGCGACGAGCCCAGCGGCAATCCGGCATACGCCGGCACCGCAGAGGTCGGCGCCAGCCCGGGCACGATCTCGAAGTGCAGGTGGCTGCGCGCCACCGCGCTCACCTCGGTGATGACCGCGTCGACCGACAGCGGGTCACCGGCCACCAGCCGCACCACGTCGTGGCCCGAACGAGCTTCGGCCACAAGCGTTTTCGCCACCTCGGCCGGATCGCCGAGGGCGGGCCGGATGTCGGGTCCGACGGACACCACCGCGGCGGCGGGGTCGTCGGCGGCACCCTCGGGCGTGTCGGGGCCCGGCTCGGCGGGCGCCGGACCGGACACCGGCGGCAGGTCCTTGCCGATCAGCGCCAGCACGGCCTCGGGCACGTCAGGGTCGGTGAACACCAGGGCGGCGTTGGCCAGCGCCGTCGCGGCCCGCGTCGTCAGCAGACCCGGGTCCCCAGGACCTGAGCCCACGAACGTGATGCGGCCCGGCTTCGGCTTACGCCCTCGCGTCGTCATCTGTCATCCCTCCTCGCGCGGGATTTCACCGCGCTCCCGACATGAGTTCCCGTGCGCCCAGCGCGAACAGCTCCTCGGCCACCGAGAGCCCCAGCTCCCGTGCCCGATCCGGACTGCCGATGCCGGATGCGCGGATCACGTCGGATCCGTCCAGCGCCGCCACGCAGCTGCGTAGCGACAGCTCCTCGAAGACATGTGAGTCGTCCTCATCGATGGACTCGACCACCTCGGCGATCGCGCCCACCGGCGCGGAGCAACCTGCCTCCAGTTCGGCGAGCAGGGCACGCTCGGCGGTGACGGCCGCGCGGGTGTCGGCGTCGTCGAGCTCCGCCAACAGTGCCGCCAGGCCGGTGTCCCCGGCGCGGCACTCGACGGCCAGCGCCCCCTGAGCCGGTGCCGGCAACATCTGGACCGGCTCCAGCGTCTCGGTGACGGCGTCGAGCCGGCCCAGCCGGGCCAAGCCCGCCCTGGCCACCACGATCGCGTCGAGATCACCGCTGCTTACCCTGTTCAACCTGGTATCTAGGTTGCCTCTTAGGGGGCGGATTTCCAAACCGAGACCCAGTGCTCTAAGCTGTGCGGCCCGCCGGGGCGACGAAGTGCCGACCACCGAGCCCGTCGGCAACTCCGCCAGCACCAGCCCGTCGCGGGCCACCACCGCGTCTCGCGGGTCTTCGCGGGGCGGTATCGCCGCCACGGTGAACCGCGGATCGTCGGCCGTCGGCAAATCTTTGTGCGAGTGCACCGCGGCGTCGACCTTGCCCTCCAGGATGGCCTCCCGCAACGCCGCGGTGAACACCCCGACGCCGATGCTGGCAATCGGATCGGTCGACCGGTCCCCCTCGGTGCTGATCGTGACCAGCTCGGCGGGATGGCCATTGGCCGCCAGGGCGTCCCTTATAGCGCCGGCCTGGGTGGTGGCCAACAGGCTGCCCCGCGTGCCAATCCGGATCACGTCGGCCAAGCGGCTACTCGCCCGAATCGGTTGTGACCGTAGGCAATTCGCCTGCGGTTGCGACGGCGTCAACAGCCGTCTGGTCGAGTTCGAACAGCTCGCGCAGCGCCTCGGCGTAGCTGTCGCCGCCGGGCGCGCTCGCCAATTGCTTGATCCGCACGGTGGGGGCGTGCAGGAGCTT includes these proteins:
- a CDS encoding class I SAM-dependent DNA methyltransferase, with protein sequence MPSQIYRIQFPPANSERLAQDEVLFKLIEDGKPRRLRFHDYAEIYKRPGLYEELFYGRLRCNSPGKVMELLERALHTAREPLTELRVLDLGAGNGMMGDELKQEGIARLVGVDIVPEARDAAYRDRPTVYDAYYVADLGDLDPGLRDELSEWNFDCLTCVAALGFGDIPPRAFFNALRLIQSRGWLAFNIKQSFLDADEQTGFSRLVRALIFSKYLDIYHLELYRHRLSMEGTQLFYYALVGRLTAPLPDDFLETHGIED
- the hemC gene encoding hydroxymethylbilane synthase; translated protein: MIRIGTRGSLLATTQAGAIRDALAANGHPAELVTISTEGDRSTDPIASIGVGVFTAALREAILEGKVDAAVHSHKDLPTADDPRFTVAAIPPREDPRDAVVARDGLVLAELPTGSVVGTSSPRRAAQLRALGLGLEIRPLRGNLDTRLNRVSSGDLDAIVVARAGLARLGRLDAVTETLEPVQMLPAPAQGALAVECRAGDTGLAALLAELDDADTRAAVTAERALLAELEAGCSAPVGAIAEVVESIDEDDSHVFEELSLRSCVAALDGSDVIRASGIGSPDRARELGLSVAEELFALGARELMSGAR
- the hemB gene encoding porphobilinogen synthase, yielding MSMAGYPRQRPRRLRSTPVMRRLVAQTSLEPRHLVLPMFVADGIDEPRPITSMPGVVQHTRDSLRTAAAAAVAAGVGGLMLFGVPRDEDKDAAGSVGSDPDGILNVALRDLAKDLGEATVLMADTCLDEFTDHGHCGVLDERGRVDNDATLTRYVELAVAQADSGAQVVGPSGMMDGQVGAIRDGLDAAGHTDVVILAYAAKFASAFYGPFREAVSSSLSGDRRTYQQEPGNAREALREVQLDLDEGADIVMVKPAMGYLDVISAAASMSPVPVAAYQVSGEYAMISAAAANGWIDRRSAVLESLTGIRRAGADIVLSYWAAEAAGWLS
- a CDS encoding TetR/AcrR family transcriptional regulator, with the protein product MPATPGPDPATRAILDAAVVEFERHGFRRVALDDVARRARVSRTTIYRRFANRDELVAAVIDRENAALFADIAEELKSRRPQSNYYVEAFALSIMRFRQHRVLTRMLADEPGLMLELAQQHWGAAVERMAAALRVIFPDGFAERIGEAAVDELAETILHYAAMVLLLPSRHPLATADDLRVFATEHFLPSLPAALRAVPV
- a CDS encoding bifunctional uroporphyrinogen-III C-methyltransferase/uroporphyrinogen-III synthase; amino-acid sequence: MTTRGRKPKPGRITFVGSGPGDPGLLTTRAATALANAALVFTDPDVPEAVLALIGKDLPPVSGPAPAEPGPDTPEGAADDPAAAVVSVGPDIRPALGDPAEVAKTLVAEARSGHDVVRLVAGDPLSVDAVITEVSAVARSHLHFEIVPGLAPTSAVPAYAGLPLGSSHTVADVRGDVDWAALAAAPGPLILQATASHVADAARTLIEYGLTETTPCVVTGSGTTCAQRSVESTLGTLTDGAPLGATDPAGPLTGAVVVTIGKTVANRAKLNWWESRALYGWTVLVPRTKDQAGEMSERLTAHGALPIEVPTIAVEPPRSPAQMERAVKGLVDGRYQWVVFTSTNAVRAVWEKFGEFGLDARAFSGVKIACVGEATADRVRAFGISPELVPSGEQSSLGLLDEFPPYDSVFDPVNRVLLPRADIATETLAEGLRERGWEIEDVTAYRTVRAAPPPAETREMIKTGGFDAVCFTSSSTVRNLVGIAGKPHARTIVACIGPKTAETAAEFGLRVDVQPEVAAVGPLIEALAEHAARLRAEGALPPPRKKSRRR
- a CDS encoding DUF3093 domain-containing protein; this translates as MTTDTDTKQTPLFREPGASWYWVLTGPLAAGAMLLIEHSSGYGWQPLVPGVFLVLVSGFVGLQVKAARIHTSVELTPQTLRQGTETINVAEIVRVFPEAGHPQASEQESARWQSSRALGELVGVPKGRVGIGLRLTHGRTAQAWARRHKSLRAALTPLVEERVGVDDDEDGRAGEPR
- a CDS encoding oxygenase MpaB family protein gives rise to the protein MTELSETPVDVDALPLGPDSLVWRYFGDNRMFLIGPRPAVLQNMLAELGQGVLDHSVFFSDTAARVKRSLPPIFMTVYGADDDHPGQQVRDFHHEIKGVMPPGQGKAQRYHALDPETYYWAHATFVEQVLYFADTFVKRLTRAEKEQIYLESKTWYRRYGVSDRAMPADYAEFEKYWNDMLDNVVVAHKTAKYGVGYVTKGFPCPKGVPPLLWRLVSPVFNPVAAFLTTGGLPPQARALLNLPWSEHQERRYQRFAAVWRSRPVNWVWDHLPMRLRYNRFARAGYARA
- a CDS encoding heavy metal translocating P-type ATPase; this translates as MTTTDLELRGMNCASCAARVERVLNQLDGVHATVNFAVERAHVEHGPTVSARDLISAVESAGYQASLSRDPALDDAPEAALPARLIGSAALAIPVVALSMVPAWQFSGWQWLVLALTTPIVAWGGYPFHRAALAGARHGASTMDTLVSLGTLAAYLWSAIAVITGSGHLYFEVAAAVTVFLLAGRYAESRAKHSAGAALRTLLTLGAKDAAVLRDGAEVRVPMAELHVGDVFVVRPGERVATDGVVVEGASALDTSALTGEPVPVDVGPGDDVLGGAVNTYGRVLVRAVKVGADTQLARMARLVADAQNGKAAIQRLADRVSAVFVPAVLAIAAATLAGWLLAGQPAAAAFTAAVAVLVIACPCALGLATPTAILVGTGRGAQLGILIKDPQVLEAVHGIDTVVLDKTGTVTTGVMTVDAVEPAAGEDADTVLARAAAVESASEHPVAAAIVAAVADVAPVANFVNDPGTGVSGDVDGVTVSVVKAGQSDGRTSVDVIWDDRVRGVIRLVDAVKPTSAQAISQLRDMGIRPVLLTGDNAAVALRVAAEVGIDPADVIAEVLPTDKADAVKSLQAQGLRVAMVGDGVNDSVALATADIGMAMGTGTDAAIEAGDLTLVRGDLRTVPTALQLSARTLSTIRANLFWAFGYNVAAIPLAALGLLNPMIAGAAMACSSVLVVANSLRLKRFGR
- a CDS encoding alpha/beta hydrolase, whose protein sequence is MKSLTRRDALHLGIAGAVGLGTAGLSALGALLDPPTPHASPDPGPASAATPLPTRESGSFVSAARGGVETRWIIARPPGQTGVLRPVIALHGMDSDAAGVMSLGVPDALARLTASGRPPFAVVAVDGGNAFWRRRANGQDSGAMVLNELIPMLATKNIDTSRVAFMGWSMGGYGALLLGSRLGPARTAAICAISPALYMTYWGAPHDAFDSLDDWRKNSAMDLVPQLAGIPLRVDCGTGDGFYVATRQFVNELPTPPAGGFYPGGHDADFWRQHLPDELAWLDS